CCCGCCAGCCCGAGCTCCCCCTAGCCGTAGCGCCCTTCGATGTAGTCGGCGGTCTCCTGCTCTCGCGGGGTGACGAACATCTCTTCGGTGGCGGTGTGCTCGACCACTTTGCCGAGGAGCATGAAGATGCACTCTTCGCTGGCCCGCCGCGCCTGCGCCATGTTGTGGGTGACGATCAGGATGGTGTAGTCACCCTTGAGATCCCAGAGCAGCTCCTCGACGGCTTCGGTGCCGGCGGGATCGAGGGCCGAGCAGGGCTCGTCCATCAACAGCACCGTCGGCTTGTTGGGCAGCAAGCGGGCGATGCAGAGCTTCTGCTGCTCCTCGAGGGAGAGCGCCGTCGCTTCGCTCCGCAAGCGATCCTTGACCTTGTCCCACAGCAGTACCTGGCGGAGGGCACCCTCGACGATCTCGTCCTCCTGAGATCGACTGAGCTTCTCCCCCTTCTCGATAGCCAGGCGACTGCCGAACAGAACGTTGTCGCGGATCGACAGGGGCAGCGGATTGGGGCGCTGGAACACCATCCCCACCTGCCGCCGCACTTGGACTTTTTCAACCGTCGGATCGTAGATGTCGTGGCCGAGCACGTGGATGCTGCCGGTGGTTCGCACGTAGCCGAGGCGCTCGTTGATGCGGTTGACGCTGCGCAGAAAGGTCGACTTGCCGCAGCCGGACGGCCCGATCAGCGACGTGATGGCCCCGGCCCGGATGTCGAGGTCGACATCGAAGAGAGCCTGGAAGGTGCCGTACCAGAGGTTGAGGTCACGGGTCCGAATGGCGAGCTCGGCAGCGTCCTGCGGGGTGGTTTCGGAATCAGCCAAAGCGCCCCTCCAGGTAGTCGCGGGTGCGGGTGTCCTCGACCTCGCCTTCGAACAGGGCCTCGGTCTCCCCCACCTCCACCAGCTCGCCGGTGAGGAAGAACGCGGTGCGATCGGCGAGGCGGCGGGCCTGCTGCACCAGATTGGTCACCAGCACGATGGTGATCTCGCTCTTGAGCTCCTTGAGGACATCTTCGATGCGCATGGTGGTCACCGGATCGACGGCGATCGAAAACTCGTCGAGGAGCAGCAGCTCGGGGTCCTGGGACAGGGCCCGGGCAATGGTCAAGCGCTGCTGCTGGCCGCCGGAGAGCAAACTGCCGAGGGAGTCGAGACGGTCCTTGACCTCATCCCACAGAGCGGCTCGGTGCAAACAGCGTTCCACCACCACGTCGAGATCCGCCTTGGCGCGCACGCCGGCCAGCCGCGGCGCCAGGGAGACGTTGTCGTAGATGGTCATCGGCAGCCCCACCGGCAGCGGAAACACCACCCCGATGCGGCTGCGCAGGGCATAGACGTTGCGCCAGCGGCGAATGTCCCGGCCGTTGAAGCGAATCGAGCCGTCGACCCGCATGCCAGCGGTGAACAGGTCCATGCGGTTGAGGGCGCGCAGGAACGAGGTCTTGCCGCTGTTGGCCGGCCCGACGACGCCGAAGATCTCGTTCTCGCGGATCTCCAGGTCGACCCCGCCGAGGGCGAGGTGC
This DNA window, taken from Acidobacteriota bacterium, encodes the following:
- a CDS encoding phosphate ABC transporter ATP-binding protein: MADSETTPQDAAELAIRTRDLNLWYGTFQALFDVDLDIRAGAITSLIGPSGCGKSTFLRSVNRINERLGYVRTTGSIHVLGHDIYDPTVEKVQVRRQVGMVFQRPNPLPLSIRDNVLFGSRLAIEKGEKLSRSQEDEIVEGALRQVLLWDKVKDRLRSEATALSLEEQQKLCIARLLPNKPTVLLMDEPCSALDPAGTEAVEELLWDLKGDYTILIVTHNMAQARRASEECIFMLLGKVVEHTATEEMFVTPREQETADYIEGRYG
- a CDS encoding phosphate ABC transporter ATP-binding protein, encoding MASEAAPDRPKVEVEGLSIRYGSHLALGGVDLEIRENEIFGVVGPANSGKTSFLRALNRMDLFTAGMRVDGSIRFNGRDIRRWRNVYALRSRIGVVFPLPVGLPMTIYDNVSLAPRLAGVRAKADLDVVVERCLHRAALWDEVKDRLDSLGSLLSGGQQQRLTIARALSQDPELLLLDEFSIAVDPVTTMRIEDVLKELKSEITIVLVTNLVQQARRLADRTAFFLTGELVEVGETEALFEGEVEDTRTRDYLEGRFG